In Vibrio chagasii, the sequence TGCATTCCCATACATACGGTACCAACATCAGGAATACCGCCTGCATCAGAACCCGCTTCAGGGCCAGTTAGTGCGAAACATGGGATATCTGTACCGTCAGCAAGACGTGGCAGCCAGTAATCTTTCTGTTCTTGTGTACCATAGTGAGATAGAAGCTCACCTGGACCCAATGAGTTAGGAACCATTACAGAAACTGCGGCACTGATACTGCGAGTTGCAATCTTAGTAACGATTGTTGAGTTTGCGTGTGCTGAAAATTCGCGACCGCCGTACTCTTTAGAAATAATCAACGAGAAGAAGCGTTCTTTTCGTAAGAAGTTCCATACTTCCTTCGGAAGATCTCGGTCTTCTTTCACAATCTGATGGTCATCAAGCATAGAAAGCAAGGTTTCTAGCTCATTGTCCATAAAAGACTGCTCTTCTGACGAAAGTTGAGGCTTTGGATATTGGTGCAGCTTAGTGAAATCTGGTTTACCAGAGAACAGCTCTCCGTCCCACCACACGCTACCCGCTTCCATCGCTTCTTTCTCAGTGCTAGATAGTGGTGGTAGTACTTTTTTAAAGAGTTTAAAAGCTGGGTCACTTACCCATTTTTGTCTTAGAGAGCTCATAGTTCAGATCCTTTTGTTCACTATATTGGTTGTGAATTTATTCGCTTTTTATTGTTTTATTCTTCTGCTGACATGCCAGCGGCCAAGTATGGAATTAAAATATCGACCACTGCTTTGGCATCCATTTTCTTTCCGTAATCATTCTCTGCAATTTCTACGAGAGCTTGACTCGAAGCCATGGTGAATACACAAGTCCCGAGGGTGAAGTGCAAACGCCAAAATAACTGTTCTTTAGTGAGGTTCGGGTTAGCTTTCATTACTGAGCTGGTAAACAAAGTCAGCACTTCGCTATAACGAGTCGTAATGAACCAACGCAAATGCCCCTGTACGTCCGTGTAGCCTCTGCCGATAAGTAACATGAATCGGCTGGTACCATTTGGCCTTACATCATTCAGTGCTCGTAGTGGCTGTCTTAAAGACTCAAACACGTCATTCATAGAATACGTTTCGTTCAAGTTTAAGTTCACTAGTGCATCTTGCAGTGCAGGCATAAATGCTTCCAAGTAGCGATTGAGTACTGCACGAACCAGAGTTTTCTTGTCACCAAAGTGGTAGTTCACTGACGCTAGATTAACATTCGCTTTACCCGTAATAGTGCGTAAAGAGGTGTCATTAAAACCATGCTCAGCAAACAAGCCTTCAGCTACGTCTAAGATTTTGTCTTTGGTTGTACTTCTTGGTGCCATTTCAATCACTCGTATTAAACAACTGTTTGAAATATACGACGAGAACATTTATTTAACAAGCAAGCAACATCACATTTTCACAAATTGGTCGTACCAGTTAAAAAATATCGCCACTAACCGATTGAATCGCGGGAGATTTAAGAAAAAAGTAAAATTTAATGAATTTTCTGGGAACTGATTCAGAAATGGAGAGTCATAAACTACGTAGAAAACAGAGTATTTAGAAGTTTAACAGGCCGTCAAACTTGTTGTTCTCCCTGCTTTCTTAATTACTGCATTTTCCTTATTAACTCCTATACTTGTATCCGCCCAAACCACGTTGGTTTGGGCTTTTTTTTGCCTGTGATTGGCGAGCCTCCGACACTAAATCCCTACAACAATTTTTCGATTGTTAAGGCTTTCATTTATTCGAATAGATGAAGCTTCAATTTTCCGATTAAGCGGCATCATTTTTGATTAGCTCGCCGAGCGCTGAAATACTGTCAAAGCTACTATCGACAACATGATCGATTAACTGATCTTTCACATCCTCCAAAACAATGGTCTGTTGACCTCCATCGTGTTCAATGCTCATCACCAAGTTGTCACCTTGCAACTCAGCGTCAATTTCGGGAATGAGATCATCGACTGAGTCGCTACCTGTCGCGTCTAAAATGTCACTGAACTCAAGTAAGTCTTCACCTACAGTGAACTCTTTAACAACATCGACGCTGTTATCGAGCGCTGAGTCTACCCATTCGAAAATGTTATCCGCATCGTTACCAATCAAGATCTCGTTACCTAATTCCGCAACAAAGTCAGACGATTCGGGATCACTCAGAACTTGAGAAGCCGTTGCCCCTTCCACATTAAGCGTAACCGTCTCAACGCTACTTACTTCCCCGGTAGAGTCGACAACTTGGTAATCAAAGCTGTCTTGATTGACTTCTAGGTCACCGCCAATATATCTAAGCTCCCAGCTCCCTTTCGGATTTGAGAACTCGACTTGTTCAATGACCTGGCCAGGTGAAGAGTACGTGAATTCATAGAATAATCGCTCAACACCTGTCTCCCCGGGTTCTTTCTCGTATTCAACCGTTTCGCTGCCGCCACCAACAAAGTAAAAAACGGCTCTCACAACATTAGGGTTATCTTCTTCAAACACTGGACCTAAACCATCTAAGCCAAATCGAACCTCTGATATTGGGTTCTGCGTAAAGTCTATGGTTAGAGTTTCATCTCGGTTGATACCACGCCCGTCACTATCACCAATCCCATAACCCACATGACTTTGCTCAGCATTGTATTGCTTGAGTGGCTTATTATTAGGGTTATCTATCTCGACATAAATCGCGCTGCCATTGGCTAATTCGACTTCACGCCTCATTCCGCCAGAACCCTCAACCGCGCTACCCCAGTTATAAAAACCGTCTTCAGACACTGGCGTGTCATCATTAGGGACATCTGTGATACCAAGTAGGAATGCTTCACCTGCACCGGCAACATAACTTAAGCCGGAATGGTCAAATTGCGTTTCTCCAGATACGTCACTTTCCACAACCTCACATGTAACGCCATCGCTGTTTGTATAGAGTAAGGTACCTGATGTTGGCAGTGCTTTAATCACGATATGTAGATCGACCTCGTTGTGATCATCTTCTATGTCTGATATCCGATCTTGCGCTGCTATTGCGGAATTGAACGTGATGGCCGTTTCTATATCACCGTATTGAATGACGCCCTCACCGTCGCCACCGCTTTGATGAGGCTCTCCAGACGCATCAATACTGAAACCTGTCGCCACAGGCACGTCATTAGTACCATTAATCGCAATTTCGATGATATGTTCAGCTCCATCAGTCGAAGTGACGCTGTATCGCTCCGTAATCACTTCACCCGTGTTTAGATGCTGAACTAGGTCATTATTCACCATATAGGTCCACAGGCCTGTCTCTGTGATAGCTAATGTACCGAGCGCACTTACGCCAGTTGAGCCTAAGGAAGTGAACACACCTGTTGGGTTAAATC encodes:
- a CDS encoding TetR family transcriptional regulator translates to MAPRSTTKDKILDVAEGLFAEHGFNDTSLRTITGKANVNLASVNYHFGDKKTLVRAVLNRYLEAFMPALQDALVNLNLNETYSMNDVFESLRQPLRALNDVRPNGTSRFMLLIGRGYTDVQGHLRWFITTRYSEVLTLFTSSVMKANPNLTKEQLFWRLHFTLGTCVFTMASSQALVEIAENDYGKKMDAKAVVDILIPYLAAGMSAEE
- a CDS encoding VCBS domain-containing protein, whose product is MGSVNLNILGLASGSIVLDAQGRLRQLAPGEQPASSDVVISVAENEENVPSVSARFVDSQGQQSELEIDDAIAQVERAIEDGFDPTELGDEFDTAAGDQGSSLTNSGRIERTGTESQAETDFETSGFESQGLSVTQSLTLFNIIALALVSGETNAVELEQDQPIEAGGSLTLDKQGVFFIEQEVVGENGLGTFTVNADGTWTFLANNSFNELGIGQQTQDSTIVRTSDGVEQRITVTIVGTDDRSIATNGSGIVTEDIGINEEISKLQTSGEVTISDVDSTTPIFLPNSAFDAGKSTNTTQLGELSIDPSGSWIYNVNNDDVQYLGEGESVTETYVVTASDGTTSEITIVINGADDSSEISVGEGDSDTGSVIEDVDVDEESNHLEVTGTLTITDNDLNDVPRFNPTGVFTSLGSTGVSALGTLAITETGLWTYMVNNDLVQHLNTGEVITERYSVTSTDGAEHIIEIAINGTNDVPVATGFSIDASGEPHQSGGDGEGVIQYGDIETAITFNSAIAAQDRISDIEDDHNEVDLHIVIKALPTSGTLLYTNSDGVTCEVVESDVSGETQFDHSGLSYVAGAGEAFLLGITDVPNDDTPVSEDGFYNWGSAVEGSGGMRREVELANGSAIYVEIDNPNNKPLKQYNAEQSHVGYGIGDSDGRGINRDETLTIDFTQNPISEVRFGLDGLGPVFEEDNPNVVRAVFYFVGGGSETVEYEKEPGETGVERLFYEFTYSSPGQVIEQVEFSNPKGSWELRYIGGDLEVNQDSFDYQVVDSTGEVSSVETVTLNVEGATASQVLSDPESSDFVAELGNEILIGNDADNIFEWVDSALDNSVDVVKEFTVGEDLLEFSDILDATGSDSVDDLIPEIDAELQGDNLVMSIEHDGGQQTIVLEDVKDQLIDHVVDSSFDSISALGELIKNDAA